A genome region from Deltaproteobacteria bacterium includes the following:
- a CDS encoding 4Fe-4S binding protein yields MVKKRKKGRIVIDRELCKGCYLCISVCPNENITASKSLNQKGYYPAEFTEKPKEGKSCVACAMCATICPDVAIEVYRES; encoded by the coding sequence AAAAAAGGCAGAATCGTTATCGACAGGGAGTTATGCAAGGGATGCTACCTCTGCATTTCCGTCTGCCCCAACGAAAACATCACAGCGTCTAAGTCCCTGAACCAGAAAGGGTATTACCCCGCCGAGTTCACGGAAAAACCAAAGGAGGGGAAGAGTTGCGTGGCATGCGCCATGTGTGCCACCATCTGCCCCGACGTCGCCATAGAGGTCTATCGTGAGTCATAA